From Candidatus Saganbacteria bacterium, one genomic window encodes:
- the rpsU gene encoding 30S ribosomal protein S21 has translation MAKIEIRKGESIDKALRKFKTQIRREGLIDEIKDREHYEKPSERRRKQLAKAVRREQKRQREED, from the coding sequence ATGGCGAAAATTGAAATCCGTAAAGGAGAATCAATTGACAAAGCGTTGAGGAAATTTAAAACCCAGATCAGGCGCGAAGGCTTGATCGACGAGATCAAGGACCGCGAGCACTACGAAAAACCCAGCGAGAGAAGGCGCAAACAGCTTGCAAAAGCCGTAAGGCGCGAACAAAAAAGACAGCGCGAAGAAGATTGA
- a CDS encoding LptF/LptG family permease has translation MRIIDRYITKETLSPFFLGIVGFVMVMTVDLLFTFVDLIINKGIPFFAVMELLLYKLPSILILTFPVATLFGVAMAIGRLSKDNEISALRTSGVSFGRIAAPILIISVIISLVSFFTNEKIVPYANQKSQKIIREILLKQPLPAIQENIFFKDAYNRHFYVQKINNREKTMENVMVYELIRENLPRIVTAKSAKLEGLKLTLNSGLIHKFDNNGQLAYEASFEAMEFNLNENAFAGEGQKTTEEMNTTELEKQIDSLKKSGVSVNSLQTDLFMKYSIPATSIIFAIIGLTLSLSGMRSSRTWGMVFTIVIMFTFYVFASVFRSLGRGGAIAPFFAAFTPQIFFGILGLVLLIREIKLK, from the coding sequence TTGAGAATAATTGACCGTTATATTACAAAAGAGACTCTGTCGCCATTTTTTTTGGGGATAGTTGGTTTTGTCATGGTCATGACGGTCGACCTGCTTTTTACTTTTGTCGACCTTATCATAAACAAAGGAATACCTTTTTTTGCGGTAATGGAGCTTCTCCTGTATAAGCTCCCGTCAATTTTGATCTTGACCTTCCCGGTCGCCACCCTGTTTGGCGTTGCGATGGCTATCGGCCGATTAAGCAAAGACAACGAAATTTCGGCCCTTAGGACCTCGGGGGTTTCTTTTGGGAGGATAGCGGCTCCCATATTGATTATTTCGGTAATTATTTCTCTTGTCTCATTTTTCACTAACGAAAAGATCGTGCCTTACGCTAACCAGAAATCGCAAAAGATCATAAGGGAGATATTGCTGAAACAGCCCCTTCCCGCGATCCAGGAAAATATTTTTTTCAAAGACGCATATAACAGGCACTTTTATGTGCAAAAAATAAATAACAGGGAAAAAACCATGGAAAACGTCATGGTCTACGAACTGATAAGGGAAAACCTCCCTCGCATAGTAACCGCAAAGTCCGCGAAATTAGAAGGATTAAAGCTCACGCTTAATTCCGGGCTCATCCATAAGTTCGACAATAACGGCCAATTGGCTTATGAAGCATCTTTTGAGGCCATGGAATTTAATTTGAACGAAAATGCGTTCGCGGGCGAGGGCCAAAAAACTACTGAAGAAATGAATACCACTGAACTAGAAAAACAGATAGATTCGCTTAAAAAAAGCGGAGTTTCGGTCAATTCACTGCAGACTGACCTGTTCATGAAATATTCGATCCCGGCAACTTCGATCATCTTTGCGATAATCGGGCTCACGCTTTCGCTAAGCGGCATGAGAAGCTCGAGGACCTGGGGAATGGTATTTACGATCGTTATCATGTTCACATTTTATGTATTTGCGTCGGTCTTCCGGTCTCTCGGGCGCGGAGGGGCGATCGCGCCGTTTTTTGCCGCATTTACACCGCAAATATTTTTTGGTATATTAGGGCTGGTCCTCTTGATAAGAGAGATCAAGCTCAAATGA